Within Cnuibacter physcomitrellae, the genomic segment CTTGAACTGCGCGATCGCAGCCGACATGTCGCTTCGTCACGGAATTCGGGCAAGCACGCGGCTATACGCGGAAGTGTCACGGAACCCGTGATGAAGCGACAGCCGCGGCGCCGAGCGCGGCATCACGACACAGAGCCGCGTCCGATTCCACGCGCCCCACCCGAGACGGGAAGAGCCATACGCCAGCTCGAACTGCGCGATCGCAGTCGACGTGTCGCTTCATCACGGAAAATCGGCAAGCCCCCGGCTATACCCGGAGGTGTCACGGAATCCGTGATGAAGCGACAGCCGCGGCGCCGAGCGCGGCACCACGACGCAGAGCCGCATCCGCTTCCACGCGCCCCACCCGAGAACGGAAGAGCCCTAGGCCGGCTCGACCTACACGATCGCAACGGGCGTGGCGCTTCATCACCGAATACGGGCAGGCCCCCGGCTATACGCGGAGGTGTCACGGAATCCGTGATGAAGCGACAGCGGCCGCCGCCGAGAGCCGAGCCCACCCGCGCACCCACGCGACAGCGGAGGGGGGAACTACGGAACGAGGGCGGTGATCACGCGGGTCGGCTCGACCGGAAGGTCCGCGCCGAGCACCGACACCGCCACGTCGCGGAGACGGAAGCGCGCGATCACCTTCGCCGCCGCGGTGATCTCCGCCTCGGCGTTGGCGCCCTTCATGAAGACCAGGCGCCCGCCGTCGCGGGTCAGCGGCACCGTCATGGGGACGAGCTTCGAGAACGCGCTCACCGCTCGGGCCGTGACGACGTCGTAGGAGCCCGTCGCATCCTGGGCACGGGCACGGATGACGGTCACGTTGTCGAGTGCGAGCAGGGACTTCTGCTCCTCGAGCCAGGCCACCCGTCGCTCCATCGGTTCGATCAGGGTGAACGCCACATCAGGACGAGCG encodes:
- the rsmG gene encoding 16S rRNA (guanine(527)-N(7))-methyltransferase RsmG: MDSPAVEVEAEPAVAASLFGDGIEKARAFAADLAARGETLGLIGPLELPRLWSRHIVNCALPAPLFEADTSVADIGSGAGLPGIVLAIARPDVAFTLIEPMERRVAWLEEQKSLLALDNVTVIRARAQDATGSYDVVTARAVSAFSKLVPMTVPLTRDGGRLVFMKGANAEAEITAAAKVIARFRLRDVAVSVLGADLPVEPTRVITALVP